A stretch of the Photobacterium sp. CCB-ST2H9 genome encodes the following:
- the bioF gene encoding 8-amino-7-oxononanoate synthase — translation MPLKSRITQALNLRQAQGLYRQRKTLTRQSSSVRWTDCTQPSVNFSSNDYLGLAQDPALIAAWQQGLSKYGAGSGASPLVTGHHAPHQALETRLAEWLGFERSLLFSTGFSANQAVLFALLEKGDFLIQDKLNHASLMEAGMLSPANMRRFAHNDVTALHKMLTVNTNEVSARLVVTEGVFSMDGDQAPLAEISVLCQASQSWFMVDDAHGCGILGEEGRGSCQQAGIQPDILIVTFGKAFGMQGAAVLCSQEVAEYLIQFARHYIYSTAMPPAQAHALCTACDLVQAGDWRREKLLDLSAILEETLLPEVGLVSTATPIKPVLLGSSERALTLSASLAEKGFWVSAIRPPTVPVNQARLRITLTASHDEDQVREFATQLNASFEEVQDAANPSEQPG, via the coding sequence ATGCCTCTTAAGTCCCGTATCACTCAGGCCCTGAACCTGCGACAGGCGCAGGGCTTGTATCGCCAGCGGAAGACCCTGACAAGACAGTCGTCCTCAGTCCGGTGGACGGACTGCACACAACCCAGCGTGAACTTTTCCAGTAATGATTACCTCGGTCTGGCACAAGACCCGGCATTGATCGCAGCCTGGCAACAGGGACTGTCCAAGTATGGTGCCGGCAGTGGCGCTTCACCGCTGGTGACCGGACATCATGCACCGCATCAGGCGCTGGAAACCCGGCTGGCAGAATGGCTGGGTTTTGAAAGGTCCTTGCTGTTCAGCACAGGTTTCAGTGCCAATCAGGCTGTACTGTTTGCATTGCTCGAGAAAGGAGATTTCCTGATTCAGGATAAGCTGAATCATGCTTCTTTGATGGAAGCCGGCATGCTGTCTCCGGCGAACATGCGCCGATTTGCCCACAATGATGTGACTGCTCTGCATAAAATGCTGACTGTAAACACGAATGAAGTATCTGCCCGGTTGGTGGTGACTGAAGGTGTGTTCAGTATGGATGGTGATCAGGCACCGCTGGCCGAGATTTCAGTGCTTTGCCAAGCCAGCCAGAGCTGGTTCATGGTCGATGATGCGCACGGGTGCGGCATTCTCGGTGAGGAAGGCCGCGGCAGCTGTCAGCAAGCCGGTATTCAGCCGGACATCTTGATCGTGACCTTTGGGAAAGCCTTCGGGATGCAGGGGGCAGCCGTGCTTTGCAGCCAGGAGGTTGCCGAATACCTGATTCAGTTTGCCCGTCACTATATTTACTCGACAGCGATGCCACCTGCGCAGGCGCATGCACTGTGTACGGCTTGCGATTTGGTACAGGCTGGCGACTGGCGCCGGGAAAAATTGCTGGATCTGAGCGCCATTCTGGAAGAAACCCTGCTGCCGGAAGTCGGGCTGGTCTCGACTGCAACGCCAATCAAACCGGTCCTGCTGGGCAGTAGTGAGCGGGCGCTCACTTTATCCGCTTCACTGGCAGAAAAAGGTTTTTGGGTGTCGGCGATACGCCCGCCAACAGTACCGGTCAATCAGGCCCGGCTGAGAATTACACTGACAGCCAGCCATGATGAAGATCAGGTCAGAGAATTCGCGACACAATTGAATGCGTCTTTTGAAGAGGTACAGGATGCAGCAAATCCGTCAGAACAGCCGGGTTGA
- the bioD gene encoding dethiobiotin synthase: protein MTSAFFVTGTDTDAGKTVVTRTLIAAGVKSGYRTAGFKPVASGSTLTVYGMRNSDALYLQAASKPELAYEEVNPFTFEPPIAPHIAAKQAGVAISPDNLSDGLHRLKEKSDLVFVEGAGGWRVPLSETTKFSDWVKQENLPVILVVGVKLGCLNHAMLTAEAIERDGLTLAGWVANLVDPETSCYDENLKYLEAMLPAPKLGEIPHLHDIAKRDLTEYLNLDLLGFPASATL, encoded by the coding sequence ATGACTAGTGCTTTCTTTGTGACAGGAACAGATACCGACGCCGGAAAAACGGTGGTGACGCGAACATTGATCGCCGCCGGGGTGAAGTCTGGTTACCGGACGGCTGGTTTTAAGCCTGTTGCATCAGGCAGTACATTAACCGTGTACGGCATGAGAAACAGTGATGCGCTGTACTTACAGGCTGCTTCCAAACCGGAATTAGCGTATGAAGAGGTGAATCCTTTTACCTTTGAACCGCCGATCGCACCACACATTGCAGCGAAACAGGCTGGTGTGGCGATTTCTCCGGACAATTTATCTGACGGTTTGCACCGTCTGAAAGAGAAATCGGATCTGGTGTTTGTCGAAGGCGCGGGCGGCTGGCGGGTTCCGTTGTCTGAGACAACAAAATTCTCGGATTGGGTGAAGCAGGAAAATCTGCCGGTGATTCTGGTGGTCGGCGTCAAGCTGGGATGTCTGAATCATGCGATGCTGACAGCGGAAGCCATTGAACGAGATGGATTGACGCTGGCGGGCTGGGTCGCGAATCTGGTTGATCCGGAGACCAGCTGTTATGACGAGAATCTGAAGTATCTGGAAGCAATGCTGCCTGCCCCCAAGTTGGGTGAGATCCCGCATCTGCACGATATTGCAAAAAGAGATTTAACCGAATATCTGAATCTGGACCTATTGGGTTTCCCTGCATCTGCAACGTTGTGA
- a CDS encoding LON peptidase substrate-binding domain-containing protein: MQLPLFPLRLYVLPGGVSKLRIFEPRYTRLVTLAMSSGNGFGLCMKDGDSLCHFGTRVEITDFEQLPDGLLGITIKGVEKFVINNHWQEKDGLRFGEVSLIKNWAPSSARFIDRHIANSLEALFEEYPDYAENYPDPDFANMAWVCQRWLEILPLETNQKQWFMSRNDHRAALSFLHNVIDEELRHEDL, encoded by the coding sequence ATGCAGTTACCCCTTTTCCCGCTCCGGCTTTATGTATTACCGGGAGGTGTCAGTAAGCTGCGGATTTTCGAACCTCGCTACACCCGGTTAGTGACGCTTGCGATGTCCTCAGGAAATGGTTTCGGCCTGTGCATGAAAGATGGTGATTCACTTTGCCATTTCGGAACGCGGGTCGAAATCACCGATTTCGAACAATTACCTGACGGGTTGCTCGGCATCACCATAAAAGGGGTAGAGAAATTCGTGATTAACAATCACTGGCAGGAAAAAGACGGCCTGAGATTTGGCGAAGTCAGCTTGATCAAAAACTGGGCCCCCAGCAGCGCACGTTTTATTGATCGCCACATCGCCAACAGCCTGGAAGCCCTGTTTGAGGAATATCCGGACTATGCGGAGAACTACCCGGATCCGGATTTCGCCAACATGGCCTGGGTCTGCCAGCGCTGGCTGGAAATTCTGCCCCTGGAAACCAACCAAAAGCAATGGTTTATGAGCCGGAATGATCACCGTGCGGCTTTGTCATTCCTGCATAATGTCATCGACGAAGAACTCAGACACGAAGATCTCTGA
- a CDS encoding ROK family protein gives MYVAQPGHIDHIKRNNAGSVYKLIDQYGPISRIELSKKSQLAPASITKITRELFDGHLIKEAEILESGSRGRPAIGLVPDNDGWQFLGIRLGRGYLTIALHEQGGDILFEERQDIAELKQDDVLNKLLSEIDSFFARHAKLLDRITAIAVSLPGLVNSEKGLVLQMPHYEVKDLPLGPAIHEATGLPVFIGNDTRSWALAEQLFGNANDVANSILISVHHGVGAGIILDNQVLQGRIGNIGELGHIQIKPDGLPCHCGNKGCLETVASLQAVRDQVKTGLTLGEASVLYGQALTIENICEAAVQGDPLAFRVITELGFNLGRAIAIMVNLFNPEKILIGGEFNQAKSVLYPAIMECVKSQSLPVYNQDLRIEETSFYTQATMPAAALVKQAMYDGHLLLKLIEEG, from the coding sequence ATGTATGTCGCTCAGCCCGGTCACATCGATCACATCAAAAGAAATAATGCCGGCAGCGTCTACAAACTCATCGATCAGTACGGCCCGATTTCCCGGATAGAACTGTCGAAGAAAAGTCAGTTGGCGCCCGCCAGTATCACCAAAATTACCCGTGAGCTGTTTGATGGCCACCTGATCAAAGAAGCTGAAATTCTGGAATCCGGCAGCAGGGGGCGCCCGGCAATCGGTCTGGTGCCGGATAATGATGGCTGGCAGTTTCTGGGCATCCGGTTGGGGCGCGGTTATCTGACGATAGCTCTGCATGAGCAGGGCGGCGATATCCTGTTCGAAGAGAGACAGGACATCGCGGAGCTGAAGCAGGATGATGTCCTGAATAAGCTGCTGTCTGAGATTGATTCATTCTTTGCCCGGCATGCCAAGTTACTGGATCGGATCACCGCCATTGCTGTTTCTCTGCCGGGGCTGGTGAATTCGGAAAAAGGACTGGTGTTGCAGATGCCTCATTACGAGGTAAAAGACCTGCCGCTGGGACCTGCCATTCATGAAGCCACGGGACTGCCGGTCTTCATCGGTAATGACACCCGTTCCTGGGCATTGGCGGAGCAGTTATTTGGCAATGCGAATGATGTGGCAAACTCGATTCTGATTTCAGTACATCACGGCGTCGGGGCAGGCATTATCCTTGATAATCAGGTGCTTCAGGGCCGGATCGGTAATATTGGTGAGCTTGGTCATATCCAGATTAAACCGGATGGATTGCCTTGCCATTGCGGGAATAAAGGATGTCTGGAAACCGTCGCCAGTTTGCAGGCGGTGAGAGATCAGGTTAAAACCGGGTTAACGCTGGGTGAAGCTTCTGTGCTCTATGGGCAGGCGCTGACCATCGAAAATATCTGTGAGGCGGCAGTGCAGGGGGATCCGCTGGCGTTCCGGGTCATCACCGAACTGGGTTTCAACCTTGGCCGGGCAATTGCCATTATGGTGAACTTGTTTAATCCGGAGAAGATCCTGATTGGCGGAGAGTTCAATCAGGCGAAAAGTGTTCTGTATCCGGCGATTATGGAATGTGTGAAGAGTCAGTCCCTGCCGGTTTATAACCAGGATCTGCGGATTGAAGAAACCAGTTTTTACACCCAGGCCACCATGCCGGCTGCGGCTCTGGTGAAGCAGGCAATGTATGACGGACATCTGTTACTGAAACTGATCGAGGAAGGATAA
- a CDS encoding thiol-disulfide oxidoreductase DCC family protein, with product MKRIRVFYDGSCPSCVRDRAWYESWLSRHPELVEWYDITGQDEALKALGISPEKALRELHVQDQQGIVHREMDAYMLLLNQVWWLRPVAFLMGLPGIRHLLSAFYRRMVDQRLAREGRG from the coding sequence ATGAAACGGATTCGGGTTTTTTATGACGGTTCCTGCCCAAGCTGTGTGCGGGATCGGGCATGGTATGAATCCTGGCTCAGCCGTCATCCGGAACTGGTGGAGTGGTATGATATCACCGGCCAGGATGAAGCGCTGAAAGCGCTGGGCATATCTCCGGAAAAAGCGTTACGGGAATTGCATGTACAGGATCAGCAGGGGATTGTTCACCGGGAAATGGATGCCTACATGCTGTTACTGAATCAGGTATGGTGGCTCCGGCCGGTTGCATTTCTGATGGGACTGCCGGGGATCCGTCATCTGTTATCGGCTTTCTATCGTCGTATGGTCGATCAGCGACTGGCCCGTGAGGGCCGTGGCTGA
- the asnS gene encoding asparagine--tRNA ligase, whose product MTYAPVSDVLSGKIAVDSEITVRGWIRSRRDSKAGISFLAIYDGSCFDPIQAVVPNELNNYQEEVLKLTTGCSVEVTGKVVESPAQGQDFELAATAVKVVGWVDDPDTYPMAKTRHSIEYLREVAHLRPRTNVIGAVARVRNCLSQAIHRFYHEQGFFWTSAPLITAADAEGAGEMFRVSTLDLENLPRTEQGKVDFNEDFFGKETFLTVSGQLNAEAYACALSKVYTFGPTFRAENSNTSRHLAEFWMVEPEVAFADLNDVAKLAEDMLKYVFKAVLAERRDDLEFFAQRINKEAITRLEQFVDSDFAQVDYTDAINILKASGREFEFDVEWGIDLSSEHERYLAEEHFNAPVIVKNYPKDIKAFYMRLNEDGRTVAAMDVLAPGIGEIIGGAQREERLDVLDERMRAMNIDPEDMNWYRDLRRYGTVPHAGFGLGFERLVSYVTGMANVRDVIPFPRTPRSANF is encoded by the coding sequence ATGACTTACGCGCCTGTTTCAGACGTACTGAGCGGTAAAATCGCGGTTGACAGTGAAATCACTGTTCGCGGTTGGATTCGTTCACGTCGGGATTCCAAAGCCGGAATCTCTTTCCTTGCCATCTATGACGGCTCTTGTTTCGACCCGATTCAGGCCGTGGTCCCGAATGAACTGAATAATTACCAGGAAGAAGTTCTGAAACTGACGACGGGTTGTTCAGTAGAAGTCACCGGTAAGGTGGTTGAATCTCCGGCACAGGGCCAGGATTTCGAACTGGCAGCAACGGCTGTGAAAGTGGTGGGCTGGGTTGATGACCCGGATACTTACCCAATGGCAAAAACACGCCATTCCATCGAATACTTACGTGAAGTGGCACACCTGCGTCCGCGTACCAACGTGATTGGTGCGGTTGCCCGTGTGCGTAACTGTCTGTCTCAGGCGATTCACCGTTTCTACCACGAGCAGGGTTTCTTCTGGACTTCAGCGCCCCTGATCACTGCTGCTGACGCAGAAGGTGCCGGCGAGATGTTCCGCGTATCGACGCTGGATCTGGAAAACCTGCCTCGCACCGAGCAAGGCAAAGTTGATTTCAACGAAGATTTCTTCGGTAAAGAAACCTTCCTGACCGTCTCCGGACAGCTGAACGCCGAAGCTTATGCCTGTGCGCTGAGCAAGGTTTACACCTTCGGTCCGACGTTCCGTGCTGAAAACTCCAACACCAGCCGTCACCTGGCCGAGTTCTGGATGGTTGAACCGGAAGTTGCATTTGCAGATCTGAATGACGTCGCCAAACTGGCGGAAGACATGCTGAAGTATGTCTTCAAAGCCGTACTGGCAGAGCGTCGCGACGATCTGGAATTCTTCGCACAGCGCATCAACAAAGAAGCCATCACCCGTCTGGAGCAATTTGTTGATTCTGACTTTGCACAGGTAGATTACACTGATGCCATCAATATCCTGAAAGCGTCCGGCCGTGAGTTCGAATTTGACGTTGAGTGGGGTATCGACCTGTCTTCTGAGCACGAGCGCTATCTGGCGGAAGAACACTTCAATGCACCGGTGATTGTGAAAAATTATCCAAAAGACATCAAAGCCTTCTACATGCGCCTGAACGAAGACGGCCGCACTGTGGCAGCGATGGATGTTCTGGCACCTGGCATTGGTGAAATCATCGGTGGTGCACAGCGTGAAGAACGTCTGGATGTTCTGGATGAGCGCATGCGTGCAATGAACATCGATCCGGAAGACATGAACTGGTACCGCGATCTGCGCCGTTACGGCACAGTCCCACACGCGGGCTTCGGTCTGGGATTCGAGCGTCTGGTGTCTTACGTGACGGGTATGGCGAACGTTCGTGACGTGATCCCATTCCCGCGTACACCACGTTCTGCCAACTTCTGA
- the bioA gene encoding adenosylmethionine--8-amino-7-oxononanoate transaminase: MNTKQNTSNQFSASETDLEYDRQHVWHPYTSTLNPLPCYPVSHAEGVHLYLEDGRQLIDGMSSWWAAIHGYNHPVLNQAAKDQLDKMSHVMFGGITHQPAVELCRKLVELSPAPLQQVFLADSGSVSVEVALKMALQYWHAKGERRAKFLTLKHGYHGDTFAAMSVTDPDNSMHSLYKGFLPEHIFAESPETGFHEAWNENDISDLTAKLEAHHQDIAAIILEPVVQGAGGMRIYHPTYLRRVRELCDDFGVLLIVDEIATGFGRTGKLFACEHAGISPDIMCVGKALTGGYMTLAATLTTKQVADTVCSGEAGCFMHGPTFMGNPLACAVANASLSLLETGDWQHQVSGIEQQLSQLLPRVGQSEKVKAVRWLGAIGVVELYEPVDMVRIQKSFVDNGVWIRPFGRLIYIMPPFVIDNQQLEKLVFAILQSLQ; the protein is encoded by the coding sequence ATCAACACAAAACAAAACACCTCCAACCAGTTTTCAGCTTCGGAGACGGATCTTGAGTACGATCGCCAGCATGTCTGGCATCCCTACACCTCCACCCTGAACCCTTTGCCCTGCTATCCGGTCAGCCACGCGGAAGGCGTCCATTTGTATCTGGAAGACGGCCGCCAGCTCATTGACGGTATGTCTTCCTGGTGGGCAGCAATTCACGGTTACAATCACCCGGTCCTGAATCAGGCCGCCAAAGATCAGCTCGACAAGATGTCGCATGTCATGTTCGGCGGCATCACGCATCAGCCTGCGGTTGAGCTGTGCCGGAAACTGGTCGAACTGTCACCGGCGCCGTTGCAGCAGGTCTTTCTGGCCGATTCCGGTTCTGTTTCTGTGGAAGTCGCCCTGAAAATGGCCCTGCAGTACTGGCACGCCAAAGGTGAGCGCCGGGCAAAATTCCTCACCCTGAAACACGGCTATCACGGAGATACCTTCGCGGCGATGTCGGTGACCGATCCGGATAATTCAATGCACAGCCTTTATAAAGGTTTCCTGCCGGAGCACATTTTTGCCGAATCACCCGAAACGGGTTTCCATGAGGCATGGAACGAAAACGATATCTCCGACTTAACCGCTAAACTCGAAGCACATCATCAGGATATTGCCGCAATCATTCTGGAACCTGTCGTTCAGGGCGCCGGAGGGATGCGTATTTATCACCCGACTTATCTGCGCCGTGTCCGCGAGTTGTGTGATGACTTCGGTGTCTTACTGATTGTCGACGAAATCGCGACTGGCTTTGGCCGTACCGGAAAGCTCTTTGCTTGCGAACATGCCGGGATCAGCCCGGACATTATGTGTGTCGGGAAGGCTCTGACCGGCGGTTACATGACACTGGCGGCAACACTAACCACCAAGCAGGTTGCAGATACGGTGTGCAGCGGTGAAGCCGGTTGCTTTATGCATGGCCCGACCTTCATGGGCAATCCGCTGGCCTGCGCCGTTGCCAACGCCAGCCTGTCTTTGCTCGAAACGGGTGACTGGCAGCATCAGGTCAGCGGAATTGAACAACAGCTGTCGCAATTACTGCCCCGGGTCGGCCAGTCTGAGAAAGTCAAAGCCGTCCGCTGGCTGGGCGCCATCGGTGTCGTTGAATTATATGAGCCGGTGGATATGGTCCGGATTCAGAAAAGTTTTGTAGACAATGGTGTCTGGATTCGCCCGTTTGGCAGACTTATCTACATCATGCCGCCTTTTGTAATTGATAATCAGCAGCTTGAGAAACTGGTTTTCGCTATTTTGCAATCGCTGCAGTAA
- the htpX gene encoding protease HtpX, whose translation MKRIALFLATNLAVMFVFSIVLNIVYAVTDLQPGSLNGLLVMAVLFGFGGSLISLFMSKSMALRSVGGMVIEHPRNESEYWLVETVARQAKQAGIGMPTVAIYDSPDINAFATGAKRDDSLVAVSTGLLHSMSPDEAEAVLAHEVSHIANGDMVTMTLLQGVVNTFVIFISRIIAGAVSGMNNNNEEGEGGSFMTYFIVSTIMEVLFGFLASIITMWYSRHREFKADAGSARMVGKEKMIAALERLKVSQESHLEGSMMAFGINGRKSLSELFMTHPPLEKRIDALRRGEHL comes from the coding sequence ATGAAACGAATTGCCTTGTTCCTGGCGACGAACCTGGCCGTCATGTTTGTGTTCAGTATTGTGCTCAATATTGTGTACGCAGTCACAGACTTGCAACCGGGCAGCCTGAATGGCTTGCTGGTGATGGCTGTGTTGTTTGGTTTTGGTGGTTCCCTGATTTCCCTTTTCATGTCGAAATCGATGGCTCTGCGTTCGGTTGGCGGCATGGTGATTGAACATCCGCGCAATGAATCGGAATACTGGCTGGTAGAAACCGTTGCACGGCAGGCCAAACAGGCTGGCATCGGCATGCCGACCGTGGCGATTTATGATTCACCCGACATCAATGCTTTCGCTACGGGTGCTAAACGTGATGATTCGCTGGTCGCAGTATCAACAGGTTTACTGCACAGCATGTCGCCTGATGAAGCAGAAGCGGTGCTGGCACATGAAGTCAGCCATATTGCCAATGGCGACATGGTAACCATGACGTTGCTTCAGGGGGTGGTGAACACCTTCGTTATTTTCATTTCTCGGATTATTGCGGGTGCCGTCAGCGGTATGAACAATAACAACGAAGAGGGTGAAGGCGGCAGCTTCATGACTTATTTCATTGTCTCCACCATCATGGAAGTGCTGTTTGGTTTCCTCGCGAGCATTATTACTATGTGGTATAGCCGCCATCGTGAATTCAAGGCGGATGCAGGTTCAGCCCGTATGGTTGGCAAAGAGAAAATGATTGCAGCGCTGGAGCGACTGAAAGTCAGTCAGGAGTCACATCTGGAAGGCTCAATGATGGCCTTTGGGATTAACGGCCGCAAATCACTGTCCGAACTGTTTATGACCCACCCGCCGCTGGAAAAGCGCATTGACGCGCTGCGTCGTGGTGAACATCTGTAA
- the queE gene encoding 7-carboxy-7-deazaguanine synthase QueE, whose protein sequence is MYKINEIFETIQGEGVFTGVPAIFVRLQVCPVGCAWCDTKQTWSAEPQDEVNVQTMIAKKEDAPTWTALDAGGIVQVLKDQGYTARHVVITGGEPCLYDLRPLTEALEDHGFRCQIETSGTYDVLATEATWVTVSPKINMKGKLPVLVSALERANEIKHPVGTQKDIDQLDALLAGVSLKEDVTIALQPISQKPRATELCIQTCIARNWRLSIQTHKYLSIA, encoded by the coding sequence GTGTACAAAATCAATGAAATCTTTGAAACCATTCAGGGAGAAGGTGTTTTCACTGGTGTGCCGGCCATTTTTGTCCGTTTACAGGTCTGCCCGGTTGGCTGTGCCTGGTGTGATACCAAGCAGACCTGGAGTGCCGAGCCTCAGGACGAAGTGAACGTGCAGACCATGATCGCTAAAAAAGAAGACGCGCCGACCTGGACCGCACTGGATGCCGGCGGCATTGTGCAGGTCCTCAAAGATCAGGGCTACACCGCCCGGCATGTGGTGATCACCGGCGGAGAACCTTGCCTGTACGACCTGCGCCCATTAACTGAAGCCCTGGAAGACCATGGATTCCGCTGTCAGATTGAAACCAGCGGCACCTATGATGTTCTCGCCACTGAGGCAACCTGGGTCACCGTTTCACCGAAGATCAATATGAAAGGGAAACTGCCGGTCCTTGTGTCAGCACTCGAACGTGCCAATGAAATCAAACATCCGGTCGGTACCCAAAAAGATATAGACCAGCTTGATGCGCTACTGGCAGGCGTCAGTCTGAAAGAAGATGTCACGATTGCGCTGCAACCGATCAGCCAGAAACCCCGAGCCACTGAGTTGTGCATTCAGACCTGTATTGCACGAAACTGGCGCCTGTCGATTCAGACACACAAATATCTGTCGATTGCCTGA
- the bioB gene encoding biotin synthase BioB — MEVRHDWSIAEVQALFEKPFMDLVFEAQQVHRQYHEPNKVQVSTLLSIKTGACPEDCKYCPQSAHYRTDVDRERLMEVEQVLDAAQKAKSSGATRFCMGAAWKNPKERDMPYLLDMVRGVKAMGLETCMTLGMITGDQANTLAEAGLDYYNHNLDTSAEYYGNIITTRTYQDRLDTLSHVRDAGMKICSGGIIGMGESARDRAGLLAELANLPVHPESVPINMLVKVKGTPLENVDDVDPLDFVRIIAVARIMMPKSAVRLSAGREGMSEETQALCFMAGANSVFYGCKLLTTPNPEEDKDMQLFRKLGINRQEKAAKPDEVQAQELLGQVAQRVASRPAAGDLFYDAS, encoded by the coding sequence GTGGAAGTGAGACACGATTGGAGCATTGCGGAAGTTCAGGCGCTGTTTGAAAAGCCATTCATGGATCTGGTGTTTGAAGCACAGCAGGTTCACCGTCAGTACCATGAACCCAACAAAGTGCAGGTCAGTACCCTGCTGTCGATTAAAACCGGTGCCTGCCCTGAAGACTGCAAGTACTGTCCGCAAAGCGCGCACTATCGTACTGATGTCGATCGTGAACGCCTGATGGAAGTTGAGCAGGTACTGGATGCTGCGCAGAAAGCGAAAAGCTCCGGCGCCACGCGTTTTTGTATGGGAGCGGCCTGGAAAAACCCGAAAGAGCGCGATATGCCTTATCTGCTGGATATGGTGCGTGGCGTGAAGGCCATGGGACTGGAAACCTGCATGACGCTGGGCATGATCACCGGCGACCAGGCCAACACACTGGCTGAAGCCGGGCTCGACTACTACAACCACAACCTGGATACTTCGGCGGAGTATTACGGCAACATCATCACCACCCGTACTTATCAGGACCGTCTCGACACGCTGTCTCATGTCCGTGATGCGGGCATGAAGATTTGTTCCGGCGGTATTATCGGGATGGGCGAAAGTGCCCGTGACCGCGCTGGTCTGCTGGCTGAACTGGCCAATCTGCCGGTTCACCCGGAAAGTGTGCCAATCAACATGCTGGTGAAAGTGAAAGGCACACCGCTGGAGAATGTGGACGATGTGGATCCGCTCGATTTTGTCCGCATTATTGCTGTCGCGCGGATCATGATGCCAAAGTCTGCCGTGCGTCTTTCGGCTGGCCGTGAAGGTATGAGCGAAGAAACTCAGGCCCTTTGCTTTATGGCGGGAGCTAACTCTGTTTTCTACGGTTGTAAGCTGCTGACCACGCCGAACCCGGAAGAAGACAAAGACATGCAGCTGTTCAGAAAACTGGGGATTAACCGCCAGGAAAAAGCAGCGAAGCCGGATGAAGTACAGGCACAGGAACTGTTAGGTCAGGTCGCTCAGCGCGTTGCTTCGCGTCCGGCTGCCGGTGATCTCTTCTACGATGCCTCTTAA
- the bioC gene encoding malonyl-ACP O-methyltransferase BioC: protein MQQIRQNSRVEPLNPVNPSAEKQAIAASFGKAARQYDQSAAFQRLVGHRLLEQLPVFAHASHWLDVGCGTGYFTRQLQALQYQTTAVDLSSQMLEQAQARCQGLGEFRHADAEALPFADNTFDAAFSSLALQWCRDLTVPLQELKRVVKPGGVIGFTTLAEGSLSELQHSWQAVDQGLHVNQYESESVLIQAVERAGFTDFQLAVAPVVMHYDSAMALMKDLKGIGATHLSQHRRQGLFGRTTLNLIEQAYAKFRDHTGQLPATYQVCFGVLNND, encoded by the coding sequence ATGCAGCAAATCCGTCAGAACAGCCGGGTTGAACCTTTGAATCCGGTGAACCCGTCTGCGGAAAAACAGGCGATTGCAGCCAGTTTCGGCAAGGCGGCCAGACAATATGATCAGTCTGCGGCATTTCAGCGACTGGTCGGTCATCGGTTGCTGGAACAACTGCCGGTCTTTGCTCACGCCAGTCACTGGCTGGATGTCGGATGCGGAACCGGTTATTTCACCCGGCAGTTACAGGCATTGCAGTACCAGACGACGGCGGTTGATCTGTCTTCTCAAATGCTGGAACAGGCTCAGGCACGTTGCCAGGGGCTGGGGGAGTTCCGGCATGCCGATGCGGAAGCATTACCCTTTGCGGACAATACGTTTGACGCAGCTTTCTCCAGCCTGGCGTTACAGTGGTGCCGTGATCTCACTGTGCCTTTGCAAGAACTGAAGCGCGTGGTGAAACCCGGTGGCGTGATTGGTTTCACAACCCTGGCGGAAGGTTCTCTGTCAGAGCTGCAGCATTCCTGGCAGGCAGTTGATCAGGGGCTGCATGTCAATCAGTACGAAAGTGAATCTGTGCTGATTCAGGCGGTTGAACGGGCCGGATTTACGGATTTTCAGCTGGCTGTGGCGCCTGTGGTGATGCATTACGACAGCGCAATGGCACTGATGAAAGATTTGAAAGGCATCGGAGCGACGCATCTATCACAGCATCGCCGTCAAGGCTTGTTCGGGCGCACGACGCTGAATTTAATTGAGCAGGCATATGCCAAATTTCGTGACCATACAGGTCAATTACCAGCCACATATCAGGTTTGTTTTGGAGTCTTGAACAATGACTAG